A single region of the Eleginops maclovinus isolate JMC-PN-2008 ecotype Puerto Natales chromosome 16, JC_Emac_rtc_rv5, whole genome shotgun sequence genome encodes:
- the si:dkeyp-69e1.8 gene encoding GTPase IMAP family member 4 → MSTSAAEVLRLVLLGREGAGKRTAVCSILGLQDSEQGTEPPVILESSKHRGEAAGRQVELVSSGLWFGSGCDPDERRRHISSFISRSSPGPHAFLLCIPLNQPSDGEAAALQVLEKLLGSSAIRTRTILLFTHTEELDQDETLEGFLVTWRKDLLELVEKCGERYHTLERGLKAVEELMEKVEQVASSDSGEKHFSCDLYREAEEKVRRMQEEMVQQRKGDEEITEEDMLEVRDEAERSAGDLDVEVDHLFPSDGCGVSTAPPCFLWRLWEKLSGWARWLPTVVRREALLGALVGLFVGGPVGGMMGATVGSVATEVGKRRTQKTK, encoded by the exons ATGTCAACATCTGCTGCAG aGGTTCTGAGGCTGGTGCTGCTCGGTCGGGAGGGGGCAGGAAAGAGAACAGCGGTCTGCAGCATCCTCGGCCTGCAAGACTCTGAGCAGGGCACAGAGCCCCCCGTCATCCTTGAGAGcagcaaacacagaggagaggctgctggcagacag GTGGAGTTGGTCTCCAGCGGCTTGTGGTTCGGCTCTGGCTGCGACCCGGATGAAAGGCGGAGACACATCTCCTCCTTCATCTCCCGCTCCTCCCCCGGGCCTCACGCCTTCCTGCTCTGCATCCCCCTGAACCAGCCCTCTGACGGGGAGGCGGCGGCGCTGCAGGTCCTGGAGAAGCTGCTGGGCTCCTCGGCCATCAGAACCAGAACCATCCTCCTGTTCACCCACACCGAGGAACTGGACCAGGACGAGACCCTGGAGGGGTTCCTGGTCACCTGGCGCAAAGACCTCCTGGAGCTGGTGGAGAAATGTGGAGAGCGTTACCACACCCTGGAGAGAGGGCTGAAGGCCGTGGAGGAGCTGATGGAGAAGGTGGAGCAGGTGGCGAG ttctgactctggggagAAGCACTTCAGCTGTGATCTGTACCGGGAAGCAGAGGAGAAGGTGAGGAGGATGCAGGAGGAGATGGTCCAACAAAGGAAAGGAGATGAAGaaatcacagaggaggacatgTTGGAGGTGCGGGACGAGGCGGAGAGGAGCGCCGGTGACCTGGACGTGGAAGTAGATCATCTCTTTCCCTCTGATGGATGTGGAGTCTCCACCGCACCTCCCTGTTTCCTGTGGAGGCTGTGGGAGAAGCTGAGCGGGTGGGCGAGGTGGCTGCCCACTGTGGTTCGGAGGGAGGCGCTGCTGGGAGCCCTGGTGGGGCTGTTTGTGGGGGGGCCAGTTGGAGGCATGATGGGGGCCACGGTGGGATCAGTGGCGACGGAGGTGGGGAAAAGGAGAACCCAGAAAACTAAATGA
- the hmgxb4a gene encoding HMG domain-containing protein 4a yields the protein MAFEEIKSKGGMDMVMDGDRGLVAGRSQREKRRSYKDLLREEEEIAAQVRKSSKKRPKESDLFMLGGDSHKKKKKHSEDYYYRDHDGPPPHKKKHKSADRSPMSSPSSSHPTDTAMGLLQAITSPLATGSDPSPHLHKKPSYPPFSSHSSKDRKRESSGGGSKGGHSFSHNRPPSSSSSSSSKKHSSSSSKSSLFHGGAPKEEPLTLREADGLKMKLIMSPEKEEGETFPFPPPHSSKGGGKKEKDRDRTQHSKTTKKKAQQSRDPLPVVGKEVEVEGHYGGGMGDDSSSSGGELEAGELVIDDSYTHLSKKKKKSKKSKKKKDKEKDRDKEKSGKDKKHSKGFGDSSRSHGHSHPTVTHSAVGPMYAMSSPVPPHHHPANDGVTEKKKKKEEKDREKHDKDKDKPKKKNTTAYQVFCKEYRVNINAEQPGLVFGELSKKLAEVWKAMPEKDKLVWRQKAQYLQHKQNKAEATTVKHKSATEGKSKVIGAGTGMVSPNRAPGNLSLSPARVPEVDPIDAAAHLQLLGESLSLIGHRLQETEGMVAVSGSLSVLLDSILCALGPLTCLTAQIPQLNGCPRNVLSNTLDNIAYIMPGL from the exons TCTTCCAAGAAGCGTCCAAAA GAGTCCGATCTGTTCATGCTCGGAGGAGACTcgcacaagaagaagaagaagcatagCGAGGACTACTACTACAGAG aCCACGACGGCCCTCCTCCCCACAAGAAGAAGCACAAGTCTGCAGACCGCTCTCCCAtgtcctccccctcttcctcccaccCGACAGACACAGCGATGGGCCTCCTGCAGGCCATCACCTCCCCCCTGGCCACAGGTTCAGACCCCAGCCCCCACTTACACAAGAAACCCTCGTACCCACCTTTCTCCTCGCACTCCTCCAAGGACCGCAAACGCGAGAGCAGCGGCGGCGGAAGCAAAGGCGGCCATTCCTTCTCCCACAACCGTCCCCcgtcttcatcttcctcctcctcctccaagaagcactcctcctcttcctcaaagTCGTCCCTGTTTCACGGCGGAGCCCCCAAAGAGGAGCCGCTGACGTTACGGGAGGCCGACGGGCTCAAGATGAAGCTCATCATGTCGccggagaaagaggaaggagagacatTCCCGTTCCCGCCGCCTCACTCGTCCAAAGGAGGcgggaagaaggagaaggacagAGACCGGACGCAGCACTCGAAGACCACCAAGAAGAAAGCCCAGCAGAGCAGAGACCCACTGCCTGTGGTGGGGAAAGAGGTGGAGGTGGAAG GTCATTACGGGGGAGGCATGGGAGACGACAGCTCTTCTTCTGGGGGAGAACTGGAGGCCGGTGAACTGGTTATAGATGACTCGTACACACACCTgtccaagaagaagaagaagagcaaaaagagcaagaagaagaaggacaaagaaaaggacagagacAAGGAGAAAAGTGGGAAGGACAAGAAGCACAGCAAAGGATTCGGAG ACTCCTCGAGGAGCCACGGTCACTCCCATCCCACCGTCACTCACAGCGCCGTGGGTCCGATGTACGCCATGAGCTCGCCcgtccccccccaccaccacccggCCAACGACGGGgtgacagagaagaagaagaagaaagaggagaaagatcGGGAAAAGCACGACAAGGACAAAGATAAG CccaagaagaagaacaccacAGCGTACCAGGTGTTCTGTAAGGAGTACAGAGTCAACATCAATGCAGAGCAGCCAGGACTGG TCTTTGGTGAGCTAAGCAAAAAGCTGGCGGAGGTTTGGAAAGCGATGCCAGAGAAAGACAAGCTG GTCTGGAGGCAGAAGGCTCAGTATCTGCagcacaaacagaacaaagcCGAGGCCACAACAGTCAAACACAAGAGCGCCACGGAGGGAAAGAGCAAAG TTATAGGAGCAGGAACAGGGATGGTGTCCCCGAACAGAGCGCCCGGAAACCTGTCCCTGTCCCCGGCTCGAGTCCCGGAGGTGGATCCCATCGACGCAGCCGCACACCTGCAGCTCCTCGGAGAGTCCCTGTCCCTGATCGGGCACCGGCTGCAGGAAACAGAG GGCATGGTGGCGGTGTCCGGcagtctgtctgtcctcctcgACTCCATCCTGTGTGCTCTGGGCCCGCTGACCTGTCTCACTGCGCAGATACCACAGCTCAACGGCTGTCCTCGAAACGTCCTG TCTAATACGTTGGACAACATCGCCTACATCATGCCGGGGCTGTGA